From the genome of Papaver somniferum cultivar HN1 chromosome 2, ASM357369v1, whole genome shotgun sequence, one region includes:
- the LOC113347568 gene encoding uncharacterized protein At2g37660, chloroplastic-like: MAASSSLQIYSSSLFNPYKKSSKNSNAGRCLQVYNVIKLDKSASFICCASKKRNGFMDQILDYIEGGPKLRKWYGAEKLPKDGGDVEDGEDDDTQEVEQVRDAVLVTDGDSEIGQMVILSLIVARARVKAIVKDKRAAIEAFGTYVESITGDVNDPPFLKKTLKGVRSIICPSSEIFFSDIGRLEGVQHIVLLSQLAVYRGSDGIQALIQSNAKKLAEKNESRVMNSSNKIPYTIIRAGLLQDTQGGQQGFNFKEGSAEQGKLSKEDAAFICVEALNAVPKRGLVVEVANGKETVSDWKELFSNWIQNADEEQLQ, translated from the exons ATGGCAGCTTCATCATCACTAcaaatttattcttcttctttgttcaaTCCATATAAAAAATCATCGAAGAATTCGAATGCCGGACGTTGTTTGCAAGTTTATAATGTAATCAAACTTGACAAGTCTGCTTCTTTCATTTGTTGTGCTTCTAAGAAGAGGAATGGTTTCATGGATCAAATTCTTGACTACATTGAAG GGGGGCCAAAGTTAAGGAAGTGGTATGGTGCTGAAAAATTACCAAAAGATGGAGGAGATGTTGAGGATGGGGAAGATGATGACACTCAAG AAGTAGAACAAGTAAGAGATGCTGTGCTAGTAACGGATGGCGATAGTGAGATCGGTCAG ATGGTAATACTATCCTTGATTGTGGCTCGAGCTCGAGTGAAAGCAATAGTGAAAGATAAAAGAGCAGCTATTGAGGCATTTGGCACTTATGTTGAG TCAATAACTGGAGATGTAAATGATCCACCATTTCTTAAGAAGACTCTGAAAGGCGTCCGTTCAATTATATGCCCATCAAGT GAAATTTTCTTCTCTGATATTGGACGTCTGGAAGGAGTACAGCACATAGTTCTCTTGTCTCAG TTGGCTGTTTATAGAGGTAGCGATGGAATACAAGCTCTTATTCAAAGCAATGCAAAGAAATTAGCTGAGAAAAATGAGTCAAGGGTGATGAATTCTTCGAATAAGATTCCTTACACCATTATCAGAGCTGGTTTGCTGCAAGATACCCAAGGAGGCCAACAGGGTTTTAACTTTAAAGAG GGAAGTGCAGAACAAGGAAAGCTAAGCAAAGAAGATGCTGCATTCATTTGTGTCGAAGCACTCAATGCTGTCCCAAAGCGAGGTCTAGTTGTTGAG GTTGCTAATGGGAAGGAAACGGTCTCAGACTGGAAAGAGCTATTCAGCAATTGGATTCAAAATGCAGATGAAGAACAGCTTCAGTGA
- the LOC113350945 gene encoding germin-like protein subfamily T member 1, with protein MFNCHSIFFTLSCFSSDPDPLQDFCVADLNATTVLNGFPCKPVYQVTSDDFLYSGLVNEASTVNPMGVAATFADVKNFPGLNTLGLSMARGELAPSAYFPVHVHPRATELNFVMKGELLFGFISTSNVLYSKVVKAGELFVVPRGLVHFVKNNGPGKAVVVAAFNSQLAGVALIPNNLFASNPTIPNDILAQNFQVDENVIVTIKSKFAN; from the coding sequence ATGTTTAACTGTCATTCTATTTTTTTTACTTTGTCATGCTTTTCTTCTGATCCCGACCCGCTACAAGACTTTTGTGTTGCTGACTTGAACGCCACAACAGTTCTAAATGGGTTTCCATGCAAACCGGTGTATCAAGTTACATCAGATGATTTCTTGTATAGTGGCTTGGTGAATGAAGCAAGCACAGTGAATCCCATGGGTGTTGCAGCGACTTTCGCTGATGTTAAAAACTTCCCTGGGTTAAATACCCTTGGACTTTCGATGGCCCGAGGCGAATTGGCACCTAGTGCATATTTTCCGGTTCATGTACATCCTCGAGCAACTGAACTTAATTTTGTCATGAAAGGGGAACTCCTTTTTGGGTTCATAAGTACTAGTAATGTTTTGTACTCAAAGGTTGTGAAAGCTGGAGAGTTGTTTGTTGTTCCTAGAGGACTTGTGCACTTTGTAAAGAACAATGGACCGGGGAAGGCTGTCGTGGTAGCTGCTTTCAATAGTCAACTGGCCGGAGTTGCACTAATTCCAAATAACCTCTTTGCTTCTAACCCAACAATTCCTAATGATATTTTAGCTCAGAACTTCCAAGTTGATGAGAACGTCATCGTTACCATAAAGTCTAAGTTTGCCAACTAA